The Salmonella enterica subsp. houtenae serovar Houten genome has a segment encoding these proteins:
- a CDS encoding putative cytoplasmic protein, which translates to MLNKYYRFAVEKDDPSEAPESGDKPDNQPQKKS; encoded by the coding sequence ATGCTAAATAAATACTACCGTTTCGCTGTCGAAAAAGATGACCCCTCCGAAGCGCCAGAGTCGGGCGATAAGCCTGATAACCAACCGCAAAAAAAATCATAA
- the nanT_4 gene encoding metabolite transport protein, protein MYTPLNWTTTQRHVAFASFTSWMLDAFDFFILVFVLSDLAEWFHASVTDVSIAIMLTLAVRPIGALVFGRMAEKYGRRPILMLNILFFTVFELLSAWSPTFMAFLIFRVMYGVAMGGIWGVASSLAMETIPDRSRGLMSGIFQAGYPCGYLFASVIFGLFYSMVGWRGMFLIGALPIVLLPYIWFKVPESPVWLAARARKENTALLPVLRKQWKLCLYLVLVMAFFNFFSHGTQDLYPTFLKMQHGFDPHLISIIAIFYNIAAMLGGIFYGTLSERIGRKKAIMIAAFLALPVLPLWAFSSGSFTIGLGAFLMQFMVQGAWGVVPTWLNELVPANARAVLPGFVYQLGNLLASVNATLQARIAETHGGNYGLAMAIVAGAVAILICVFVAFGRETRGVVISGTDSESLPESVVSHRT, encoded by the coding sequence ATGTACACCCCCCTGAACTGGACGACGACACAACGACATGTGGCGTTTGCCAGCTTTACCAGTTGGATGCTGGATGCGTTTGATTTCTTCATCCTTGTCTTTGTTCTTAGCGATCTCGCCGAATGGTTTCACGCTTCCGTAACGGACGTTTCCATCGCGATTATGCTGACCCTGGCGGTACGTCCCATTGGCGCGCTAGTATTTGGCCGAATGGCGGAAAAGTACGGACGTCGACCAATACTGATGCTCAATATTCTGTTCTTTACGGTTTTTGAACTGCTTTCCGCCTGGTCGCCCACCTTCATGGCATTTCTGATTTTTCGCGTCATGTACGGCGTGGCGATGGGCGGGATATGGGGCGTAGCGTCATCGCTGGCGATGGAAACCATTCCCGATCGTTCGCGCGGCCTGATGTCGGGAATTTTTCAGGCGGGCTATCCCTGCGGCTATCTGTTCGCCTCGGTCATTTTTGGTCTCTTCTACAGTATGGTGGGCTGGCGCGGGATGTTCCTGATTGGCGCCCTGCCCATTGTTTTACTGCCTTATATCTGGTTTAAAGTGCCGGAATCGCCCGTCTGGCTGGCGGCCAGAGCGCGTAAAGAGAATACGGCGCTGCTTCCTGTTCTGCGTAAGCAGTGGAAGTTGTGTCTTTATTTGGTGCTGGTAATGGCTTTCTTTAACTTTTTCAGCCACGGGACGCAGGATCTCTATCCTACCTTTTTGAAGATGCAGCATGGTTTTGATCCGCATCTGATTAGTATCATTGCGATTTTTTATAACATTGCTGCGATGCTCGGCGGGATTTTCTACGGTACGCTATCGGAACGTATTGGACGTAAAAAAGCGATCATGATTGCCGCTTTTCTTGCGCTTCCGGTACTTCCGCTATGGGCATTTTCCAGCGGATCATTCACCATCGGCCTGGGCGCGTTCCTGATGCAGTTTATGGTACAGGGGGCATGGGGCGTCGTGCCGACCTGGCTGAACGAGCTGGTTCCGGCGAATGCGCGTGCGGTGCTGCCGGGGTTTGTTTATCAGTTAGGCAATTTACTGGCGTCGGTTAACGCGACATTACAGGCCCGTATCGCGGAAACGCATGGCGGAAATTACGGGTTGGCAATGGCGATCGTGGCTGGCGCGGTGGCTATTTTAATCTGTGTATTCGTGGCATTTGGTCGCGAGACCCGGGGCGTTGTCATCTCCGGTACAGATAGCGAATCACTCCCGGAGTCGGTCGTCAGTCATCGTACGTAA
- the actP_1 gene encoding Heavy metal translocating P-type ATPase, which translates to MVAEVLPEGKVETIRRLKAAYVQVAFVGDGINDAPALAASDVGLAIGTGTDVAMESADVVLMSGNLQGVTECYCTV; encoded by the coding sequence GTGGTCGCCGAGGTACTTCCTGAAGGGAAAGTCGAGACGATACGGCGTCTGAAAGCGGCGTATGTACAGGTGGCGTTTGTCGGTGATGGCATCAACGATGCGCCAGCGCTGGCGGCGTCTGACGTGGGGCTGGCGATAGGCACCGGTACCGATGTGGCGATGGAATCTGCCGACGTCGTATTAATGTCCGGCAACCTGCAAGGCGTAACCGAATGCTATTGCACTGTCTAA
- the oprM_1 gene encoding putative outer membrane efflux lipoprotein, with amino-acid sequence MRRPDIRAAEYRLRGANARIGAARAAFFPTISLTGTAGTASASLSGLFEPGAGSWRFLPQITLPVFHGGALRANLEAAHIQKRIEIADYKKVIQEAFREVADGLAGQHTLGEQVLAERRSVEASQNAFDLAELRFQEGVDDYLTLLDTWRMLYGSQQRLVRIRLMQQLNMINLYKALGGGWSEYSVKTPG; translated from the coding sequence ATGCGCCGACCGGATATTCGTGCCGCCGAGTACAGGCTGCGCGGCGCAAACGCCAGGATAGGCGCAGCACGGGCCGCCTTCTTCCCCACAATCAGCCTGACAGGCACGGCGGGGACGGCCAGCGCGTCTCTGAGTGGACTCTTCGAGCCGGGAGCGGGAAGTTGGCGTTTTCTACCGCAAATAACGTTGCCGGTCTTCCATGGCGGCGCATTACGGGCCAACCTGGAGGCAGCACATATTCAAAAACGCATTGAAATCGCCGATTATAAAAAAGTTATCCAGGAGGCGTTTCGTGAAGTCGCTGACGGCCTCGCGGGACAGCACACCCTTGGCGAACAGGTTCTGGCGGAGAGACGCTCTGTCGAGGCCAGCCAAAACGCTTTTGATTTGGCTGAGCTACGTTTTCAGGAGGGCGTTGATGATTACCTTACCCTGCTTGATACCTGGCGAATGTTGTATGGTTCGCAACAACGGCTGGTACGTATCCGCTTAATGCAGCAGTTGAATATGATTAACCTGTATAAAGCTCTGGGCGGTGGATGGAGCGAATACAGCGTAAAAACGCCAGGATAA
- the mod gene encoding type III restriction-modification system StyLTI enzyme mod produces MLKDNQKHNESVAPNSAFLSELQRALPEFFTADRYNEQGELIAKGGFDLARFERALKARNINELTSGYQIDFIGKDYAKKQAGEKSATVIVPDVEHNTLAENKNSHNLFLTGDNLDVLRHLQNNYADTVDMIYIDPPYNTGSDGFVYPDHFEYSDRALQDMFGLNDTELARLKSIQGKSTHSAWLSFMYPRLFLARKLLKDTGFIFISIDDNEHANLKLMMDEIFGEGGFVTNVMWKRKKEISNDSDNVSIQGEYILVYAKTGQGTLRLEPLSKEYIQKSYKEPTEQFPEGKWRPVPLTVSKGLSGGGYTYKITTPNGTVHERLWAYPEASYQKLVADNLVYFGKDNGGIPQRVMYAHHSKGQPTTNYWDNVASNKEGKKEILDLFGDNVFDTPKPTALLKKIIKLAIDKDGVVLDFFAGSGTTAHAVMALNEEDGGQRTFILCTLDQTLSHNTIAKKAGYNTIDEISRERITRVAAKIRAKNPATNGDLGFKHYRFATPTQQTLDDLDSFDIATGHFINTSGQLAAFTESGFTDMINPFSARGLGVPGGASGEATILTTWLVADGYKMDIEVQPIDFSGYRAMYVDNTRLYLIDERWGTEQTRDLLNHIGTHQLPVQTIVIYGYSFDLESIRELEIGLKQLDQKVNLVKRY; encoded by the coding sequence ATGTTGAAAGATAACCAAAAACACAACGAGTCTGTTGCCCCGAATAGCGCCTTTCTGTCTGAGTTACAACGTGCATTGCCGGAATTTTTTACCGCCGATCGCTATAACGAGCAGGGCGAGTTGATCGCGAAAGGCGGATTTGATCTCGCCAGATTTGAGCGCGCACTGAAAGCGCGTAATATCAATGAGCTGACTAGCGGTTATCAGATTGATTTTATTGGAAAAGATTACGCAAAAAAACAGGCGGGTGAAAAATCCGCTACCGTTATCGTTCCTGACGTGGAACACAATACTCTGGCGGAAAACAAAAATAGCCATAATCTTTTTCTGACCGGGGATAATCTGGATGTTTTACGCCATCTGCAAAATAATTACGCCGATACCGTCGATATGATCTATATCGATCCGCCTTATAACACCGGGTCGGACGGGTTTGTCTATCCCGACCATTTTGAATATAGCGATCGGGCGTTGCAGGATATGTTTGGTCTTAATGATACTGAACTGGCACGTTTAAAATCTATTCAGGGTAAATCGACGCACTCCGCGTGGTTATCTTTCATGTATCCGCGTCTTTTCCTGGCCAGGAAACTCCTTAAAGATACCGGATTTATTTTTATCTCTATCGACGATAATGAGCACGCCAATCTTAAATTAATGATGGATGAGATTTTTGGCGAAGGCGGATTTGTTACCAATGTGATGTGGAAGCGCAAAAAAGAGATTTCTAACGACTCTGATAACGTCTCCATCCAGGGAGAATACATTCTTGTGTATGCCAAAACCGGCCAGGGCACCTTACGTTTAGAGCCGCTTTCTAAAGAATATATTCAGAAATCCTATAAAGAACCGACCGAACAGTTTCCGGAAGGGAAATGGCGGCCGGTGCCGTTAACGGTGTCAAAAGGGCTGAGCGGCGGCGGCTATACCTATAAAATTACCACGCCGAATGGTACGGTACACGAAAGGCTATGGGCTTATCCTGAAGCCAGTTACCAAAAACTGGTGGCCGATAATTTGGTCTATTTTGGCAAAGATAACGGCGGTATTCCCCAGCGAGTCATGTACGCGCATCACAGTAAGGGGCAGCCAACGACCAATTACTGGGATAACGTAGCGTCGAATAAAGAGGGGAAAAAGGAGATTCTGGATCTTTTCGGCGACAACGTTTTTGATACGCCGAAACCGACCGCGTTATTGAAGAAAATCATCAAACTCGCTATCGATAAAGACGGCGTCGTTCTGGACTTTTTTGCCGGTTCCGGCACCACGGCCCATGCGGTGATGGCGCTGAATGAAGAAGATGGGGGGCAGCGCACGTTTATTTTGTGCACTCTCGATCAGACATTAAGTCATAACACTATCGCGAAAAAAGCGGGTTATAACACCATTGATGAAATCAGCCGCGAGCGAATTACACGCGTTGCGGCGAAGATCCGCGCCAAAAATCCCGCGACGAATGGCGATCTCGGCTTTAAACATTATCGTTTTGCCACCCCGACACAGCAGACGCTGGACGATCTGGATAGTTTCGATATTGCTACCGGCCATTTTATCAATACCAGCGGTCAACTGGCCGCTTTCACCGAGTCAGGATTTACCGACATGATCAATCCTTTTTCCGCCAGAGGATTGGGCGTGCCGGGCGGCGCAAGCGGCGAAGCGACTATATTAACAACATGGCTGGTCGCCGATGGTTATAAAATGGATATTGAAGTACAGCCCATTGATTTTTCCGGCTATCGCGCCATGTATGTTGATAATACGCGCCTGTATCTGATTGATGAACGATGGGGAACAGAGCAGACCCGCGATCTGCTCAACCACATTGGTACGCACCAGCTTCCGGTTCAGACTATTGTCATTTACGGCTACTCTTTCGACCTTGAATCCATTCGTGAACTGGAAATCGGCTTAAAACAGCTCGATCAAAAAGTGAACCTGGTGAAGCGTTATTAA
- the guaD gene encoding Guanine deaminase — translation MENLSFVLKGCGFSAHSDKNITYIKQSLFCINKAGYIARIIPTDEPDYVVFLNEARKANILRELKQGEYLLPGFIDLHIHAPQWPNLGKALDRPLEEWLQEYTFPLEARYSDMEYARENYQHLVKTLLANGTTTAVYFATIHREASVELGRICLQQGQRALVGKVAMDDKNACPENYRDASAFSAIEETRRFIDDIKQLPGNDNALILPVITPRFIPCCTTELLEGLGKLAQETGCHIQTHCSESDWEHNFVLKKYSQTDTQALKRFGLLSRKTVLAHSNHITDEDMDIIKGVDAGIAHCPISNFYFANSVFPLRKAIDKQLNVGLGSDISAGFSPSLFDACRHAVVASKALNDGVDARISAEQRGCQSASCSFAEAFWLATAGGGIVLDLPIGKLDTGYLFDAMIVDTNSATSNIFIYEDQDTPHDILQKIIYNTQRSDISVVWVGGKQVR, via the coding sequence ATGGAAAACCTGTCATTCGTTCTCAAGGGATGTGGATTCTCCGCGCATTCAGATAAAAATATTACGTATATCAAACAGTCGTTATTTTGTATTAATAAAGCAGGCTACATCGCCAGAATCATTCCGACTGACGAGCCGGATTACGTCGTCTTTTTAAACGAGGCCAGAAAAGCCAATATTCTGCGTGAACTAAAACAAGGGGAATATTTGCTACCCGGTTTTATTGATCTGCATATCCATGCGCCACAATGGCCAAATCTTGGCAAAGCGCTGGATCGTCCGCTGGAAGAGTGGCTACAGGAGTATACCTTTCCTCTGGAGGCCCGCTATTCTGATATGGAATATGCCCGCGAAAACTATCAGCATCTGGTTAAAACATTACTCGCCAATGGCACAACGACCGCCGTCTATTTCGCGACCATTCACAGGGAGGCAAGCGTTGAGTTAGGCCGCATCTGCCTGCAACAGGGACAACGTGCTCTGGTAGGCAAAGTGGCGATGGATGATAAAAACGCCTGTCCGGAAAACTATCGCGATGCTTCAGCCTTCAGCGCAATAGAAGAGACCCGACGCTTTATTGACGATATCAAACAACTGCCCGGCAATGATAATGCGTTGATCCTGCCCGTCATTACGCCCCGTTTTATTCCTTGCTGTACAACCGAGCTTCTGGAAGGTCTTGGAAAGCTGGCGCAAGAGACTGGCTGCCATATTCAGACCCACTGTTCTGAAAGCGACTGGGAACACAATTTTGTGCTGAAAAAATATAGTCAGACAGATACGCAGGCGTTAAAGCGTTTTGGTCTGCTTTCCCGAAAAACCGTGTTGGCACACAGCAATCATATAACCGACGAAGATATGGACATTATCAAAGGTGTTGATGCTGGAATAGCGCACTGCCCGATTTCTAATTTTTACTTTGCAAACAGCGTGTTCCCGTTGAGAAAAGCTATCGACAAGCAACTTAACGTCGGTTTAGGCAGCGATATCTCAGCGGGATTTAGCCCTTCGCTGTTTGATGCCTGTCGCCATGCGGTTGTCGCCAGTAAAGCGTTGAATGACGGCGTAGATGCGCGTATTTCAGCAGAGCAAAGGGGGTGTCAAAGTGCCTCGTGCTCCTTTGCGGAAGCATTCTGGCTGGCGACAGCAGGCGGCGGCATTGTTCTTGATTTGCCGATTGGTAAGCTGGATACAGGCTATCTTTTTGATGCGATGATCGTTGATACAAACAGCGCTACTTCAAATATTTTTATTTATGAAGACCAGGATACCCCACACGATATTTTGCAAAAAATTATCTACAATACTCAAAGAAGCGATATATCAGTAGTATGGGTTGGTGGTAAACAAGTCCGTTAA
- the hmrR gene encoding MerR family transcriptional regulator, with protein MNIGKTAKASKVSAKMIRYYEQIGLIPAASRTDSGYRAYTQADINQLHFIRRARPRIFSL; from the coding sequence ATGAACATCGGTAAAACAGCTAAAGCATCGAAAGTTTCAGCCAAGATGATTCGCTACTATGAACAGATTGGTCTGATTCCTGCGGCAAGTCGGACGGATTCTGGCTATCGGGCTTATACCCAGGCTGATATTAACCAGTTGCATTTTATCCGCCGCGCGCGACCTCGGATTTTCAGTCTCTGA
- a CDS encoding Heavy-metal-associated domain-containing protein yields MQFHIDDMTCGGCASTVKKTILTLDANAAVRTDPATRLVEVETSLSGEQIAAALQKAGFPPREQ; encoded by the coding sequence ATGCAGTTCCATATTGATGACATGACCTGCGGCGGTTGCGCCAGTACGGTAAAAAAGACGATTCTGACTCTTGATGCTAATGCGGCGGTGAGAACCGACCCGGCGACACGTCTGGTTGAAGTTGAAACGTCGCTATCCGGGGAGCAGATAGCCGCCGCTCTGCAAAAGGCCGGATTCCCGCCGCGCGAGCAGTAA
- the res gene encoding type III restriction-modification system protein has product MNILLEELPHQEQALAAILASFTGIDHAQVDQNHYANPLINERYNDKANIDVKMETGTGKTYVYTRLMYELHQKYGLFKFVLVVPTPAIKEGARNFITSDYARQHFSQFYENTQMELCTINAGDFKVKSGRKNFPAQLLSFTDASRRNSHTIQVLLINAQMLNSASMTRDDYDQTLLGGLTSPVKGLQMTRPVVIIDEPHRFARDNKFYRAIQAIQPQMIVRFGATFPDIVEGKGKNKCVRKDYYRRKPQFDLNAVDSFNDGLVKGIDIYYPNLSEEQAKNRYIVDSVTAKKLVLRRGSKIVEVGVGEKLADVDAGFEGSVEYAGSKMLSNDLELEAGMALVPGTFAANYQALIIQDAIDKHFDTEQANFLRRNEQENNAPRIKTLSLFFIDSIKSYRDDEGWLKITFERLLKKKLTQLIDDYQRKTLPREVEYLSFLQATFASLHSDSQNVHAGYFGEDRGSGDEAIQAEVDDILKNKEKLLSFSDRHGNWETRRFLFSKWTLREGWDNPNVFVIAKLRSSGSESSKIQEVGRGLRLPVDENGHRVQQEEWPSRLAFLIGYDEKAFASMLVDEINRDSKVQLNEQKLDEAMINLIVTERQKVDPAFTALRLLEDLDHKKLINRSNEFTPSVTLNGETKSGFAWLLEFYPELTQARVRADRVRDNKPASRLRVRLRKENWEQLSGIWEQFSRRYMLQFERSGSSLEQIAAEVLRDSTLYIRQKPSQMQQRLVSSEDSSRFEVAQREGELAASEFMAGMKYGYFLKQLALRTSLPVNILHPVLMAMLRDVLQGDSRYLSEISLDNMTRALQARIHAHFALRHDYLPLDFQASTSVFDSTTRQFREEISAEILGKHVDENAIDDPRSLYQIPPLRYDSVDPELPLLKYHYPQQVSVFGKLPKRAIQIPKYTGGSTTPDFVYRIERQDADSVYLLVETKAENMRVGDQVILDAQRKFFDMLRRQNINVEFAEATSAPAVFSTINSLIEGKVK; this is encoded by the coding sequence ATGAATATTTTACTGGAAGAACTTCCCCATCAGGAACAGGCGTTAGCGGCAATTCTGGCGAGTTTCACCGGTATCGATCATGCGCAGGTCGATCAGAATCACTATGCTAATCCGCTGATTAACGAGCGCTACAACGATAAAGCTAACATTGACGTTAAAATGGAGACCGGGACGGGTAAAACTTATGTCTATACCCGGTTGATGTATGAACTGCATCAGAAATATGGCCTCTTCAAATTTGTGCTGGTGGTGCCAACGCCAGCCATTAAAGAGGGCGCGCGGAATTTTATCACCAGCGATTACGCCAGGCAGCATTTTTCGCAGTTCTATGAAAATACGCAGATGGAACTTTGCACCATCAACGCTGGTGATTTTAAAGTAAAGTCGGGGCGTAAAAACTTTCCGGCCCAGCTATTAAGTTTTACCGATGCCAGTCGCCGTAATAGCCACACGATTCAGGTGTTGCTGATCAATGCGCAAATGCTCAATTCCGCCAGTATGACGCGAGACGATTACGATCAAACGCTACTGGGCGGGCTGACGTCGCCTGTTAAAGGGCTGCAAATGACGCGACCTGTGGTCATTATTGATGAACCGCATCGTTTTGCGCGAGACAACAAATTTTATCGAGCGATTCAGGCCATTCAGCCGCAAATGATCGTGCGCTTTGGCGCCACCTTCCCGGATATTGTCGAAGGTAAGGGTAAAAATAAATGTGTACGTAAGGATTACTATCGCCGGAAACCGCAGTTTGATCTCAATGCGGTGGACAGTTTTAATGATGGTCTGGTGAAAGGTATCGATATTTATTACCCGAATCTCTCCGAAGAGCAGGCTAAAAATCGTTATATCGTTGACAGCGTTACGGCAAAGAAATTAGTTCTCCGACGCGGGAGTAAAATTGTCGAGGTTGGCGTGGGCGAAAAACTTGCCGATGTCGATGCGGGATTTGAAGGCAGTGTGGAATATGCCGGCAGTAAAATGTTGTCGAACGATCTGGAGCTGGAAGCGGGGATGGCGCTGGTACCTGGAACCTTTGCCGCGAACTACCAGGCGCTGATTATTCAGGACGCTATTGATAAACATTTTGATACCGAGCAGGCAAATTTCTTACGCCGTAATGAGCAAGAAAATAATGCCCCGCGTATTAAGACATTAAGCCTTTTCTTTATTGATAGCATTAAAAGTTATCGTGATGACGAAGGCTGGTTGAAGATCACTTTTGAACGCTTGTTGAAAAAGAAACTGACGCAACTGATTGACGATTATCAGCGAAAGACCCTGCCGCGAGAAGTGGAGTATCTGTCTTTTCTGCAGGCCACGTTCGCCAGTCTGCACTCGGATAGCCAAAACGTCCACGCCGGTTATTTTGGCGAAGACCGGGGAAGCGGCGATGAAGCTATCCAGGCTGAAGTGGATGACATTCTGAAAAATAAAGAGAAACTGCTCAGCTTTTCAGATCGTCACGGCAACTGGGAAACACGTCGCTTTTTGTTTTCAAAATGGACGCTTCGCGAAGGCTGGGATAACCCGAATGTTTTTGTCATTGCTAAATTACGCTCTTCCGGAAGCGAATCGAGCAAAATTCAGGAAGTGGGGCGCGGTCTGCGGTTACCGGTGGACGAAAACGGCCATCGCGTTCAGCAGGAAGAGTGGCCGTCCCGGCTGGCGTTTCTGATTGGCTATGATGAAAAAGCGTTCGCCAGTATGCTGGTTGATGAGATTAACCGCGACAGCAAGGTTCAGCTTAATGAGCAGAAACTGGATGAGGCGATGATCAACCTCATCGTCACCGAGCGGCAAAAAGTCGATCCCGCGTTTACGGCGCTGCGTTTGCTGGAAGATCTGGATCATAAAAAACTGATCAACCGGAGTAATGAGTTTACACCCAGCGTCACGCTTAATGGAGAAACCAAAAGTGGTTTTGCGTGGCTACTGGAGTTCTACCCTGAGCTGACGCAGGCGCGCGTGCGAGCGGATCGCGTTCGTGACAACAAGCCCGCCTCTCGACTGCGAGTCAGGTTACGCAAAGAGAATTGGGAACAACTTAGCGGTATCTGGGAACAGTTTTCCCGTCGTTATATGCTGCAATTCGAGCGTAGCGGGTCTTCACTGGAACAGATTGCCGCCGAGGTGCTGCGCGACTCGACGTTATACATTCGCCAGAAGCCAAGCCAGATGCAACAACGGCTGGTGTCGAGTGAGGATAGTAGCCGTTTTGAGGTGGCGCAGCGGGAAGGTGAATTAGCCGCCAGCGAGTTCATGGCGGGAATGAAATATGGCTACTTTCTTAAGCAACTGGCATTACGTACCAGTCTGCCGGTTAACATCTTGCACCCGGTGTTAATGGCAATGCTGCGCGATGTGTTGCAGGGAGATTCACGCTATTTAAGCGAGATCTCGTTGGACAATATGACCCGTGCATTACAGGCGCGGATTCATGCGCATTTTGCGCTGCGCCACGATTATCTGCCTCTTGATTTTCAGGCTTCAACATCGGTATTTGATTCCACCACACGGCAGTTCAGGGAGGAGATTAGCGCTGAAATTCTGGGTAAGCATGTGGATGAGAATGCGATAGATGACCCCCGTTCTCTCTATCAAATACCGCCGTTGCGTTATGACAGCGTCGATCCAGAATTACCGCTATTAAAATACCACTATCCGCAACAGGTTTCCGTGTTTGGCAAACTACCCAAACGGGCCATTCAGATCCCCAAATACACGGGGGGGTCTACGACGCCGGATTTTGTCTATCGTATTGAGCGTCAGGACGCCGACAGCGTTTATTTACTGGTTGAAACTAAAGCAGAAAATATGCGCGTAGGCGATCAAGTTATTCTTGATGCGCAACGTAAATTCTTCGATATGCTGCGTCGGCAAAATATCAATGTCGAATTTGCGGAAGCGACCAGCGCGCCGGCGGTATTTTCTACGATCAATAGCCTGATTGAAGGAAAGGTAAAGTAA
- the appC_3 gene encoding terminal oxidase subunit I: MEFDAFFLARLQFAFTVSFHIIFPAITIGLASYLVVLEGLWLKTRNPVWRSLYQFWLKIFAVNFGMGVVSGLVMAYQFGTNWSGFSQFAGSITGPLLTYEVLTAFFLEAGFLGVMLFGWNKVGPGLHFLSTCMVALGTLVSTFWILASNSWMHTPQGFEIHNGQVVPVDWFAVIFNPSFPYRLLHMSVAAFLSSAMFVGASAAWHLLKGNDTPAIRRMFSMALWMAVVVAPVQALIGDMHGLNTLKHQPVKIAAIEGHWENTPGEPTPLTLVGWPDMEAERTRYALEIPALGSLILTHSLDKQVPALKDYPKEDRPNSTVVFWSFRIMVGMGVLMILLGVGSLWLRYRHRLYHSRPFMHFALWMGPSGLIAILAGWVTTEVGRQPWVVYGLLRTRDAVSAHSTLQMSISLLAFFVVYSLVFGVGYIYMIRLIQKGPQPAETPTAETDGRPARPISAVGESLEQEKRE; encoded by the coding sequence ATGGAGTTTGATGCATTCTTTTTAGCGAGACTCCAGTTTGCCTTTACCGTCTCTTTTCATATTATTTTCCCCGCGATTACGATTGGTTTAGCCAGTTACCTAGTGGTACTGGAAGGTTTATGGCTAAAAACGCGTAATCCTGTCTGGCGCTCGCTCTATCAGTTCTGGCTCAAAATTTTTGCCGTTAACTTCGGGATGGGCGTGGTCTCCGGTCTGGTCATGGCTTACCAGTTCGGAACGAACTGGAGCGGTTTTTCCCAGTTCGCTGGCAGTATCACCGGGCCTTTATTAACCTATGAAGTGCTCACCGCATTCTTCCTGGAAGCGGGATTCTTAGGGGTGATGCTTTTTGGCTGGAACAAAGTCGGGCCGGGTCTGCATTTCTTGTCTACCTGTATGGTGGCATTGGGCACGTTAGTGTCGACATTCTGGATTCTGGCGTCTAATAGCTGGATGCATACTCCGCAGGGATTTGAAATTCATAACGGTCAGGTGGTCCCGGTGGACTGGTTCGCGGTGATTTTCAATCCGTCGTTCCCGTATCGCCTGTTGCATATGTCCGTTGCGGCGTTTTTAAGTAGCGCGATGTTTGTCGGCGCGTCCGCTGCCTGGCATTTACTGAAAGGTAACGATACGCCAGCTATCCGCCGTATGTTCTCGATGGCGTTATGGATGGCGGTCGTGGTGGCGCCCGTTCAGGCATTGATTGGCGATATGCACGGCCTTAATACCCTGAAGCATCAGCCGGTCAAAATTGCCGCGATTGAGGGGCATTGGGAAAATACGCCCGGGGAGCCAACGCCGCTTACGCTGGTAGGCTGGCCGGATATGGAGGCGGAACGGACCCGCTATGCACTTGAGATCCCGGCACTGGGCAGTCTGATCCTGACGCATAGCCTGGACAAACAGGTGCCTGCGCTAAAAGATTATCCCAAAGAGGATCGCCCTAACTCTACCGTGGTGTTCTGGTCGTTCCGCATTATGGTGGGCATGGGGGTACTGATGATACTGCTGGGGGTAGGCAGCCTGTGGCTACGCTACCGACACCGACTGTATCATTCGCGGCCCTTTATGCACTTTGCGCTGTGGATGGGACCGTCCGGGCTTATCGCCATCCTTGCCGGATGGGTGACGACTGAAGTAGGACGTCAGCCGTGGGTGGTCTATGGCCTACTGCGTACGCGTGATGCGGTTTCCGCGCACAGCACTTTGCAAATGAGCATCAGTTTGCTGGCTTTCTTTGTGGTCTATTCTCTGGTCTTTGGGGTTGGCTATATTTATATGATTCGCCTTATCCAGAAAGGGCCGCAGCCGGCGGAGACACCGACCGCTGAAACCGATGGCAGACCCGCGCGCCCTATCTCTGCCGTGGGAGAATCGCTTGAGCAGGAGAAACGCGAATGA